The sequence below is a genomic window from Cyanobacterium stanieri LEGE 03274.
GAACGGGGAACGGGGAACAGGTAAGAAATAATAATTATCAACTATCAATTATTAATTATCAATTACTCTTTTGCCTGTTCCCTAATCTAATTAAATGATAAACTGAAGATTTACAAAAATAGATAAAATAACAGTGAAAGTAATCGAAAATAAAAGAAAAGTGGGTAATGTAGAATGGTTTTTCCGCTCTTGTTTCCCCGTTCAAGAAACAGATAAAAACCCCGTTTTTTTCCTCCATGGTTTACCATCCCAGAGTTTTTGTTGGACGGAAATCATGCCTTTTGTGGCAGAATTGGGTTATAGTGCGATCGCCCCTGATTGGTTGGGATGGGGTAATTCAGACAAACCAGATAAAAGGGATTTTGCCTATACTCCCCAAGCCTATATTAAAGCCTTAACAGATTTTATTGATGCTTTTAAAGTAGAAAAAATTAATCTAGTTATCCAAGGTTTTTTAGCCACTGTTGGCATTCAATACGCCCTGCAAAATTCAGAAAAAATTGATAAATTAATTATCTTAAATAGCCCCATTTCTACCAATGCAAAATTACCATGGCTAATTAAACAATGTGGTATCCCTTTCCTTGGAGATATGGTAACTCAAGATCCTTTATTTGTCGATCGCACCTTAGAAAAAGGAGCAGGTTATGTAATTTCTGATGAAAATTTAGCCTACTACCGTAAACCCATTGTAACTTCTTCCTTGGCTGGTCGAACCATGGTTAATATCGTTAAAAGAATGCAGTTTTTTGACACCATGAAAGAAATAGAAACAGGTTTAAAAACATGGAAAAAACCTTGTTTAATTATCTGGGGAGTAGATGATCCATGGTTAAGTATAGAATCTGTTGAACAAATTGTTAAAGAAAATTCCCATCTTACTCTTAAAAAGTTAGCTGAAGCAAAACACTATCCCCAAGAACATTTTTCCAAGGAAATAAATCCTATTTTAGTGAACTTTTTATAATCATTAAATTGATGGAGTAAAGATAATGTTGTTTATAACGAAGACTTTCCCCCAGTTTTACTCACTAGCTTAATTGCTTCAATGGTAATGGTTTTTTCCATGGCCTTTG
It includes:
- a CDS encoding alpha/beta fold hydrolase, which encodes MKVIENKRKVGNVEWFFRSCFPVQETDKNPVFFLHGLPSQSFCWTEIMPFVAELGYSAIAPDWLGWGNSDKPDKRDFAYTPQAYIKALTDFIDAFKVEKINLVIQGFLATVGIQYALQNSEKIDKLIILNSPISTNAKLPWLIKQCGIPFLGDMVTQDPLFVDRTLEKGAGYVISDENLAYYRKPIVTSSLAGRTMVNIVKRMQFFDTMKEIETGLKTWKKPCLIIWGVDDPWLSIESVEQIVKENSHLTLKKLAEAKHYPQEHFSKEINPILVNFL